From a single Chitinophaga sp. Cy-1792 genomic region:
- a CDS encoding TIM-barrel domain-containing protein: MIKRAIPIVLLTWLSSWGYAQQVDKLADGLIVRPAHTVANGARQIRLQVVNDKVIHVTATPGDAFSTTPSIMAVPGAESNTPWEYAEDQLSYIIKTRSLEVQVNKTTGRIIYKHAGGPIMLTDDMDGGRKFEAITIDGKKLYKIQQIFQNDTRSGIYGLGQHQTGLMNYNGEDVDLTQYNSIAVVPFLVSTDKYGILWDNYSITKFGDPRTRQQLGSLHLTGTDGKAGGLTATYADKATGKVYLKRSDDHIDYEFLEDLPRLPEKFPMEKGKVTWEGKMSGDETGDYKFFIQASGYLTITINGKTVLNKWRESWNPGPSQFKIPLQKGIAVPVKIEWIPETVQSFLSMKLLTPTPAAYAQKTVLSSEAAEQLDYYFVGGNNMDEVISGYRQITGKATMLPQWAMGFWQSRERYKTQDEIEQTVATFREKKIPLDNIVLDWSYWKQDEWGSQEFDPARFPDPKGMISRLHDKYHTHFMISVWPKFYEGIANYKRMDEKGWLYKQNILNKQRDWIGQGYVSTFYDAFNPDARKMFWGFMNEHLFSKGVDAWWLDATEPDILSNTTIENRKALMNPTAIGPSTQYFNTYSVENARGVYEGQRAANPDQRVFILTRSMYAGSQRYAAASWSGDIAATFEELRRQIPAGLNSSMSGLPWWTTDIGGFFVEDKYDHPNPVGPALDEWRELNTRWFQYGAFCPLFRAHGQYPYREMFNIAPDSSEAFKSMLYYDELRYRLLPYIYTLAGETYHNDYTVMRGLPMDFGFDTSVRKIGDQFMFGPALLVNPITTYKARSRELYLPKSTGWYDFYTGKYEAGGRKITAAAPLSRMPLYVREGSIIPMGPVMQYTAERKPDTLNIYVYTGKDASFSLYEDENTNYQYEKGAFSKIGFKWNEASKELQIAAREGSFPGMLETRYFRVFYVSKDKPVSPDQYNTGSELITYNGIAKTIRAF; the protein is encoded by the coding sequence ATGATAAAGAGGGCGATTCCGATCGTATTACTTACATGGTTATCTTCCTGGGGGTATGCCCAGCAGGTAGATAAATTAGCCGACGGACTGATTGTCAGACCAGCACATACTGTTGCCAATGGAGCCAGGCAGATCAGGTTACAGGTTGTCAACGATAAAGTCATTCACGTTACCGCTACTCCCGGCGATGCCTTTAGTACCACGCCCAGCATTATGGCCGTACCAGGGGCGGAAAGCAATACACCCTGGGAATATGCCGAAGACCAGCTTAGCTATATCATAAAGACCAGGTCCCTGGAAGTACAGGTAAATAAAACCACCGGCAGAATTATCTATAAACATGCTGGCGGCCCCATTATGCTGACAGACGACATGGATGGCGGGCGCAAATTTGAAGCAATTACCATAGATGGTAAAAAATTATATAAAATACAGCAGATCTTCCAGAACGATACCCGTAGTGGTATTTATGGATTAGGGCAGCACCAGACGGGGCTGATGAACTACAACGGCGAAGATGTAGACCTGACCCAGTACAACTCCATTGCCGTAGTTCCGTTCCTGGTATCTACCGATAAGTATGGTATCCTCTGGGATAACTATTCCATCACTAAGTTCGGTGATCCGCGTACCCGTCAGCAGCTGGGAAGCCTGCACCTGACCGGTACCGATGGCAAAGCAGGCGGATTAACAGCCACCTATGCCGATAAAGCCACCGGTAAAGTATACCTGAAAAGATCCGATGACCATATAGATTATGAATTCCTGGAAGACCTGCCAAGACTTCCGGAGAAATTTCCGATGGAAAAAGGCAAAGTGACCTGGGAAGGTAAGATGAGTGGCGATGAAACAGGTGATTACAAATTTTTCATACAGGCATCCGGTTACCTGACCATTACCATCAACGGTAAAACCGTGCTGAATAAGTGGAGAGAAAGCTGGAACCCGGGACCTTCGCAGTTTAAGATTCCTTTACAGAAAGGCATAGCCGTTCCCGTTAAGATAGAATGGATACCCGAAACCGTGCAGTCATTCCTTTCCATGAAGCTGCTCACCCCTACTCCGGCAGCCTATGCACAAAAGACCGTATTAAGTTCCGAAGCCGCCGAGCAGCTGGACTACTATTTCGTAGGCGGCAATAACATGGACGAGGTTATCAGCGGTTACAGGCAAATCACCGGTAAAGCCACCATGCTGCCACAGTGGGCGATGGGTTTCTGGCAGAGCCGTGAGCGCTACAAAACGCAGGACGAAATTGAGCAGACAGTAGCCACCTTCCGTGAGAAAAAGATTCCTTTAGATAACATCGTGCTCGACTGGAGTTACTGGAAACAGGATGAATGGGGCAGCCAGGAGTTTGACCCTGCACGCTTCCCGGACCCTAAAGGCATGATATCCCGCCTGCATGATAAGTACCATACCCATTTCATGATCAGCGTATGGCCTAAATTTTATGAAGGCATTGCCAATTATAAACGCATGGACGAAAAAGGCTGGCTGTACAAACAGAACATCCTCAACAAACAACGCGACTGGATTGGCCAGGGCTATGTATCTACCTTTTATGACGCCTTCAATCCGGATGCACGCAAAATGTTCTGGGGCTTCATGAACGAGCACCTGTTCAGCAAAGGCGTAGATGCGTGGTGGTTAGATGCTACCGAGCCGGATATCCTGAGCAATACCACCATCGAGAACCGTAAGGCGCTCATGAACCCAACCGCTATCGGTCCATCTACCCAATATTTTAATACCTACTCCGTAGAAAACGCCCGTGGCGTATACGAAGGACAGCGTGCTGCCAATCCAGACCAGCGCGTATTCATCCTCACCCGCTCCATGTACGCCGGCAGTCAGCGTTATGCAGCAGCCTCCTGGAGTGGCGACATTGCCGCAACCTTCGAAGAGCTGCGTCGCCAGATTCCTGCGGGACTGAATTCCAGCATGTCTGGTTTACCATGGTGGACAACCGACATCGGTGGTTTCTTTGTAGAAGATAAATATGACCATCCTAATCCGGTAGGACCTGCACTGGATGAGTGGAGAGAGCTGAACACCAGGTGGTTCCAGTATGGCGCATTCTGCCCGCTGTTCAGGGCCCATGGCCAGTATCCTTACCGGGAGATGTTTAACATCGCACCAGATAGCAGCGAAGCATTTAAGTCGATGTTATACTACGATGAGTTGCGTTACCGACTGTTACCATATATCTATACCCTTGCGGGAGAGACTTACCATAACGACTATACGGTAATGCGTGGTTTGCCAATGGATTTCGGTTTCGATACCAGTGTACGTAAGATCGGCGACCAGTTTATGTTTGGTCCTGCCCTGCTGGTAAACCCCATCACAACATACAAAGCAAGAAGCAGGGAATTATATCTGCCAAAATCTACCGGCTGGTATGATTTCTATACCGGGAAATATGAAGCCGGCGGCCGTAAGATCACTGCAGCAGCGCCATTATCGAGGATGCCCCTGTACGTGAGAGAAGGCAGTATTATTCCGATGGGTCCTGTGATGCAATATACCGCGGAGCGTAAGCCAGATACCTTAAACATCTATGTATATACCGGAAAAGACGCCTCTTTTAGTTTATATGAAGATGAGAATACCAATTACCAGTATGAGAAAGGAGCGTTTAGCAAGATTGGATTCAAATGGAACGAGGCCAGTAAGGAATTACAGATAGCAGCCAGGGAAGGGAGTTTCCCGGGAATGCTGGAAACAAGATATTTCAGGGTCTTTTACGTGAGTAAAGATAAGCCGGTATCACCGGATCAGTACAACACAGGAAGTGAACTGATAACATATAATGGAATAGCAAAAACGATCAGGGCCTTCTGA